Proteins encoded in a region of the Corallococcus soli genome:
- a CDS encoding adenylyltransferase/cytidyltransferase family protein, whose translation MNTLDKLRPLSAIAEERERWREQGRTVALANGVFDLLHVGHVRYLEGAKALADVLVVAVNSDASTRAYKGPGRPHIPEAERAELVAALACTDRVVVFDEPNVRVIIRALKPDVHVKGTDYTPDSIPEGDEVRAYGGRTAVAGDPKDHSTTELARRLGREGTK comes from the coding sequence ATGAACACCCTGGACAAGCTTCGTCCCCTCTCGGCCATCGCGGAGGAAAGGGAGCGCTGGCGCGAGCAGGGCCGCACCGTGGCCCTGGCCAACGGGGTCTTCGACCTGCTGCACGTCGGCCACGTCCGGTATCTGGAGGGAGCGAAGGCCCTGGCGGACGTGCTGGTGGTGGCGGTGAACTCGGACGCCTCCACGAGGGCCTACAAGGGGCCAGGTCGCCCCCACATCCCGGAAGCGGAGCGAGCGGAGCTGGTGGCGGCCCTGGCCTGCACCGACCGGGTGGTCGTCTTCGACGAACCGAACGTGCGGGTCATCATCCGGGCGCTCAAGCCCGACGTGCACGTGAAGGGGACGGACTACACGCCGGACTCCATTCCAGAGGGGGATGAGGTTCGGGCCTACGGAGGGCGGACCGCGGTAGCGGGAGACCCGAAGGACCACAGCACCACGGAGCTGGCCCGTCGGCTCGGCCGCGAGGGCACGAAGTAG
- a CDS encoding bifunctional heptose 7-phosphate kinase/heptose 1-phosphate adenyltransferase — protein MAAAPSSRPTASSSRLPLAFSRRRVLLVGDLVADHYLYGQTDRVSREAPVLIVRYESSEVKLGGGANVAANVRTLSGQVTAVGALGVDPMGRSLRKLFDAADIRLHAVSSRGIQTETKTRILAGGVSTTRQQMLRVDQGQREGLPSRMRKAIARQVETAAKDADAVVVSDYGAGVVSDEVRDVLRKLAKGGLPVCVDSRYALASFKGLTLCKPNEPELEALTGRPVRTKEDLLEAGHAAVRQLQCQALLVTRGRHGMVLFDAKGGVDLIPVHGAKSAVDVTGAGDTVIASLALSLAAGASFGEAARLANVAGALVVQKPGTATVSREELLGALRSRR, from the coding sequence GCGCCGGCGGGTGTTGCTCGTGGGAGACCTGGTCGCCGACCACTACCTCTACGGGCAGACGGACCGGGTGAGCCGCGAGGCCCCGGTGCTCATCGTCCGCTACGAGTCCTCCGAGGTGAAGCTGGGCGGTGGTGCCAACGTGGCGGCCAACGTCCGGACGCTGTCCGGTCAGGTGACGGCGGTGGGAGCGTTGGGCGTGGATCCGATGGGCCGGTCGCTGCGCAAGCTCTTCGACGCCGCGGACATCCGGCTGCACGCCGTCAGCAGCCGGGGCATCCAGACGGAGACGAAGACGCGAATCCTCGCGGGAGGCGTGAGCACCACAAGGCAGCAGATGCTCCGCGTGGACCAGGGCCAGCGAGAGGGCCTCCCATCCCGGATGCGCAAGGCGATTGCCCGGCAGGTGGAGACCGCCGCGAAGGACGCGGACGCGGTGGTGGTCTCGGACTATGGCGCGGGAGTGGTGAGCGACGAGGTCCGCGACGTGCTGCGCAAGCTCGCCAAGGGCGGGCTCCCCGTCTGCGTGGACAGCCGCTACGCCCTGGCGTCCTTCAAGGGCCTGACGCTTTGCAAGCCCAACGAGCCGGAGCTCGAAGCGCTCACGGGACGTCCGGTGCGCACGAAGGAAGACCTGCTGGAGGCGGGACACGCGGCGGTTCGCCAGCTGCAATGTCAGGCGCTGCTGGTGACCCGAGGCCGTCACGGCATGGTCCTCTTCGACGCGAAGGGCGGCGTGGACCTCATCCCCGTGCACGGCGCGAAGTCGGCGGTGGACGTGACGGGAGCAGGGGACACGGTCATCGCGAGCCTCGCGTTGTCGCTCGCGGCCGGCGCCTCGTTCGGCGAAGCGGCAAGGCTCGCGAACGTGGCCGGGGCCCTCGTGGTGCAGAAGCCCGGCACGGCGACGGTCTCGCGCGAAGAACTTCTCGGAGCCCTGCGGAGCCGACGATGA
- a CDS encoding Trm112 family protein: MDLDPALRSILGCPHCKGPLEPHEGPPPELHCARCQRAWPVEQGVPQLVSERERPLTP; encoded by the coding sequence ATGGACCTGGACCCGGCACTGCGGTCCATCCTGGGGTGTCCCCACTGCAAGGGGCCGCTCGAACCACACGAAGGCCCCCCGCCTGAGCTCCACTGTGCCCGGTGCCAGCGAGCGTGGCCCGTGGAGCAGGGAGTCCCGCAGCTGGTGTCCGAACGGGAGCGACCGCTCACCCCGTGA